Proteins encoded in a region of the Sebastes fasciatus isolate fSebFas1 chromosome 9, fSebFas1.pri, whole genome shotgun sequence genome:
- the ubtd1a gene encoding ubiquitin domain-containing protein 1a isoform X1, translating into MWQANCRRMHNLADWISGTVMGGCVGRSRMDGQGSARSSTRSKKRGGRNEPLKKERPKWKSEYPMTEGQLRSKRDEFWDTAPAFDGRKEIWDALRAAALAAECNDLELAQAIVDGACITLPHGSLTESYDELGNRYQLPAYTLAPPVNLISETSSDCKVSDSTQKQAQAPPCRQEFQLRVRLSTGKDVRLTASMADSIAELKKQLEEQEEIEVTRQRWFFSGKLLTDKTRLQDAKIQKDFVVQVIVNINPLVIAN; encoded by the exons ATGTGGCAAGCAAACTGCAGACGGATGCATAATTTAGCAGACTGGATTTCCG ggacagtgatgggaggCTGTGTGGGGAGGAGCAGGATGGATGGACAAGGGAGTGCCCGGAGCTCGACAAGAAGCAAAAAACGTGGAG GACGCAATGAGCCCCTCAAGAAGGAGCGCCCAAAGTGGAAGAGCGAGTACCCGATGACGGAGGGCCAGCTGAGGAGTAAGAGGGATGAGTTTTGGGATACGGCTCCTGCCTTTGACGGACGGAAAGAGATCTGGGACGCACTCAGAGCAGCAGCCCTGGCTGCAGAGTGCAATGACCTGGAGCTAGCACAGGCTATAGTGGATGGAGCCTGCATCACTCTGCCACATG GCTCTCTCACAGAGAGTTACGATGAACTGGGAAACCGCTACCAGCTCCCAGCCTACACTTTAGCCCCGCCCGTCAACCTTATCTCTGAAACGTCCAGTGATTGCAAAGTCTCTGACTCCACACAAAAACAAGCTCAAGCCCCTCCGTGCAGACAAGAGTTCCAGCTCCGGGTGCGATTGTCAACAG GAAAAGATGTGCGTCTGACAGCGAGCATGGCGGACTCCATCGCTGAGCTGAAGAAACAATTGGAAGAACAGGAAGAAATCGAAGTGACCCGCCAGAGGTGGTTCTTTTCTGGGAAGCTCCTGACTGACAAGACTCGTCTTCAAGACGCCAAAATCCAGAAGGACTTTGTCGTCCAAGTGATTGTGAATATAAACCCTCTAGTCATAGCTAACTGA
- the ubtd1a gene encoding ubiquitin domain-containing protein 1a isoform X2 — MGGCVGRSRMDGQGSARSSTRSKKRGGRNEPLKKERPKWKSEYPMTEGQLRSKRDEFWDTAPAFDGRKEIWDALRAAALAAECNDLELAQAIVDGACITLPHGSLTESYDELGNRYQLPAYTLAPPVNLISETSSDCKVSDSTQKQAQAPPCRQEFQLRVRLSTGKDVRLTASMADSIAELKKQLEEQEEIEVTRQRWFFSGKLLTDKTRLQDAKIQKDFVVQVIVNINPLVIAN, encoded by the exons atgggaggCTGTGTGGGGAGGAGCAGGATGGATGGACAAGGGAGTGCCCGGAGCTCGACAAGAAGCAAAAAACGTGGAG GACGCAATGAGCCCCTCAAGAAGGAGCGCCCAAAGTGGAAGAGCGAGTACCCGATGACGGAGGGCCAGCTGAGGAGTAAGAGGGATGAGTTTTGGGATACGGCTCCTGCCTTTGACGGACGGAAAGAGATCTGGGACGCACTCAGAGCAGCAGCCCTGGCTGCAGAGTGCAATGACCTGGAGCTAGCACAGGCTATAGTGGATGGAGCCTGCATCACTCTGCCACATG GCTCTCTCACAGAGAGTTACGATGAACTGGGAAACCGCTACCAGCTCCCAGCCTACACTTTAGCCCCGCCCGTCAACCTTATCTCTGAAACGTCCAGTGATTGCAAAGTCTCTGACTCCACACAAAAACAAGCTCAAGCCCCTCCGTGCAGACAAGAGTTCCAGCTCCGGGTGCGATTGTCAACAG GAAAAGATGTGCGTCTGACAGCGAGCATGGCGGACTCCATCGCTGAGCTGAAGAAACAATTGGAAGAACAGGAAGAAATCGAAGTGACCCGCCAGAGGTGGTTCTTTTCTGGGAAGCTCCTGACTGACAAGACTCGTCTTCAAGACGCCAAAATCCAGAAGGACTTTGTCGTCCAAGTGATTGTGAATATAAACCCTCTAGTCATAGCTAACTGA
- the ubtd1a gene encoding ubiquitin domain-containing protein 1a isoform X3 codes for MGVPNSREYNYYHAPNTPFRILLKRRNEPLKKERPKWKSEYPMTEGQLRSKRDEFWDTAPAFDGRKEIWDALRAAALAAECNDLELAQAIVDGACITLPHGSLTESYDELGNRYQLPAYTLAPPVNLISETSSDCKVSDSTQKQAQAPPCRQEFQLRVRLSTGKDVRLTASMADSIAELKKQLEEQEEIEVTRQRWFFSGKLLTDKTRLQDAKIQKDFVVQVIVNINPLVIAN; via the exons ATGGGAGTACCAAACTCCAGGGAGTACAACTACTATCACGCTCCAAACACACCATTTAGGATATTGCTGAAAA GACGCAATGAGCCCCTCAAGAAGGAGCGCCCAAAGTGGAAGAGCGAGTACCCGATGACGGAGGGCCAGCTGAGGAGTAAGAGGGATGAGTTTTGGGATACGGCTCCTGCCTTTGACGGACGGAAAGAGATCTGGGACGCACTCAGAGCAGCAGCCCTGGCTGCAGAGTGCAATGACCTGGAGCTAGCACAGGCTATAGTGGATGGAGCCTGCATCACTCTGCCACATG GCTCTCTCACAGAGAGTTACGATGAACTGGGAAACCGCTACCAGCTCCCAGCCTACACTTTAGCCCCGCCCGTCAACCTTATCTCTGAAACGTCCAGTGATTGCAAAGTCTCTGACTCCACACAAAAACAAGCTCAAGCCCCTCCGTGCAGACAAGAGTTCCAGCTCCGGGTGCGATTGTCAACAG GAAAAGATGTGCGTCTGACAGCGAGCATGGCGGACTCCATCGCTGAGCTGAAGAAACAATTGGAAGAACAGGAAGAAATCGAAGTGACCCGCCAGAGGTGGTTCTTTTCTGGGAAGCTCCTGACTGACAAGACTCGTCTTCAAGACGCCAAAATCCAGAAGGACTTTGTCGTCCAAGTGATTGTGAATATAAACCCTCTAGTCATAGCTAACTGA